One Chroicocephalus ridibundus chromosome 22, bChrRid1.1, whole genome shotgun sequence DNA window includes the following coding sequences:
- the USHBP1 gene encoding harmonin-binding protein USHBP1 isoform X2, with the protein MGRHPCSLQPPLPPPGEEEDEDEEKDEDEDDDEDMAGDAEGILRYEERIAGLLVTVARLHRRAEQLQRRTGREDEEGWEGTASLPVAGPQPRRLTGTHDIGVEAPGPDLFADLQHAVSSLERAVFSRHRRPPAQPAPGEEWARAAKSLEELDRAAGCAGRATHRGPEEGAGEGLPAEEAAVAAAAAARNAALRAALGRRDEELSRATAALRALRGERDRLQQKVWDLRDALSRLEEPGGSGSDTPAFGSPVGLGEPWLPQVSVGPGWAAGWGVAGGGSCPGAGGLCLSPLQDLSQYGDGAQPHSPLSPQPSEGAGPEREEQVQQLQGCLERLQEVNRRLAAALQECKSDAERLSMALGQHESRSTALRLALRCSERCGGAYAALLDLVREKVGREEDGARGGAAGEPSPGHGWGSSPTPTEGPRLPGRAEPDGQEESGDSGSPRLQSIPVPRGMEEGALREHIRRLRAEQAAVEASLHDAPAPARGATRRSEDARTRAERALRDARALLPGWRRPEKAELLRDLAMLKEAMADLKTRLQLVEREKRGLEVLAAAQGPREAALRLVLQQLQRERDGGPGCPPSPPSSPSSSEEDAQSDRVGSATPRHPPDPERTREELLRALARVEELRGRARALSLSLEQSSAASRAQQAQCVTVTADFFQAHSALALAYRGARRKQAAQLRRLEAQAGALRRQHARRAQALARRLQTLEQGTAGSETCI; encoded by the exons ATGGGCAGacacccctgctccctgcagcccccgctgcccccgccgggcgaggaggaagatgaggacgAGGAGAAGGACGAGGACGAGGATGACGACGAGGACATGGCGGGGGACGCCGAGGGCATCCTGCGCTACGAGGAGCGCATCGCCGGGCTGCTGGTGACGGTGGCCCGGCTGCACCGGAGAGCCGAGCAGCTGCAGCGCCGCACCGGCAG ggaggatgaggagggctgggagggcaccGCCAGCCTCCCCGTTGccggcccgcagccccggcgcctCACGGGGACGCACGACATCGGTGTGGAAG cccctggccccgACCTCTTTGCCGACCTGCAGCACGCCGTCAGCTCGCTGGAACGCGCCGTCTTCTCCCGCCACCGGCGGCCACCGGCACAGCCTGCGCCCGGCGAGGAATGGGCGCGGGCGGCCAAG agcctggaggagctggaccGGGCGGCGGGCTGTGCCGGGAGGGCGACGCACCGGGGTCCGGAGGAGGGAGCGGGCGAGGGGCTgccggcggaggaggcggcggtggcggcggcggcggcggcgaggaaCGCGGCGTTGCGGGCGGCCTTGGGCCGCCGGGACGAGGAGCTGAGCCGGGCCACTGCCGCGCTgcgggcgctgcggggggagCGCGACCGGCTGCAGCAGAAG GTGTGGGACCTGCGGGATGCTCTGTCCAggctggaggagccggggggCTCCGGCAGTGACACCCCCGCGTTCGGcagccccgtggggctgggggagccctggCTACCCCAGGTGAGTGTGGGgccagggtgggctgcagggtggggggtCGCGGGGGGTGGATcctgccccggtgccggggggctCTGCCTGTCCCCTCTGCAGGATTTGTCCCAGTATGGCGATGgcgctcagccccacagccccctctccccccaaccCTCGGAGGGGGCTGGCCCGGAGCGGGAGGAGcaggtgcagcagctgcaggg GtgcctggagaggctgcaggaggTGAACCGGCGGCTGGCGGCCGCGCTGCAGGAGTGCAAGAGCGACGCGGAGCGGCTCAGCATGGCGCTGGGCCAGCACGAGTCCCGCAGCACCGCCCTGCGCCTGGCCCTGCGCTGCAG cgAGCGCTGCGGGGGGGCCTACgccgccctcctcgacctggtgCGGGagaaggtgggaagggaggaggatggTGCCCGTGGCG gagctgcaggggagCCGAGCCCGGGACATGGATGGGGGTCCAGCCCCACGCCGACAGAGGGGCCGCGGCTCCCGGGCCGAGCGGAGCCGGACGGCCAGGAGGAGAGTGGGGATAGCGGCTCTCCCAGACTGCAGAG caTCCCGGTGCCCCGCGGGATGGAGGAGGGGGCCCTGCGGGAGCACATTCGCCGGCTGCGCGCGGAGCAGGCGGCCGTGGAGGCGTCCCTGCACGACGCCCCGGCACCCGCCCGCGGTGCCACCCGCCGCAGCGAGGACGCCCGAACCCGGGCTGAGCGGGCGCTGCGGGACGCCAGGGCTCTCCTGCCCGGCTGGAGGCGGCCGGAGAAAGCGGAGCTGCTGCGGGACTTGGCGATGCTCAag GAGGCCATGGCCGACCTGAAGACgcggctgcagctggtggagagGGAGAAGCGGGGCCTGGAGGTGCTGGCGGCCGCGCAGGGGCCGCGGGAGGCCGCGCTGCGCctggtgctccagcagctgcagcgggagcgggacggggggcccggctgcccccccagcccccccagcagccccagcagcagcgaggag GACGCCCAAAGCGACCGGGTGGGATCGGCGACTCCGCGGCACCCTCCGGACCCGGAGAGGACGAGGGAAGAGCTGCTCCGCGCCCTGGCCCG ggtggagGAGCTTCGCGGCCGAGCGCgggccctgtccctgtccctggagCAGAGCAGTGCCGCCAGCCGCGCGCAGCAGGCGCAGTGCGTCACCGTCACCGCAGACTTCTTCCAGGCTCACAG CGCGCTGGCCCTGGCGTACCGCGGTGCCCGGCGGAAGCAGGCGGCCCAGCTGCGGCGGCTGGAGGCGCAGGCGGGTGCCCTGCGCAGGCAGCACGCCCGGCGGGCGCAGGCGCTGGCCCGCAGGCTGCAGACCCTGGAGCAGGGGACGGCCGGCAGCGAGACCTGCATCTAG
- the USHBP1 gene encoding harmonin-binding protein USHBP1 isoform X3 — protein sequence MGRHPCSLQPPLPPPGEEEDEDEEKDEDEDDDEDMAGDAEGILRYEERIAGLLVTVARLHRRAEQLQRRTGREDEEGWEGTASLPVAGPQPRRLTGTHDIGVEAPGPDLFADLQHAVSSLERAVFSRHRRPPAQPAPGEEWARAAKSLEELDRAAGCAGRATHRGPEEGAGEGLPAEEAAVAAAAAARNAALRAALGRRDEELSRATAALRALRGERDRLQQKVWDLRDALSRLEEPGGSGSDTPAFGSPVGLGEPWLPQDLSQYGDGAQPHSPLSPQPSEGAGPEREEQVQQLQGCLERLQEVNRRLAAALQECKSDAERLSMALGQHESRSTALRLALRCSERCGGAYAALLDLVREKVGREEDGARGGAAGEPSPGHGWGSSPTPTEGPRLPGRAEPDGQEESGDSGSPRLQSIPVPRGMEEGALREHIRRLRAEQAAVEASLHDAPAPARGATRRSEDARTRAERALRDARALLPGWRRPEKAELLRDLAMLKEAMADLKTRLQLVEREKRGLEVLAAAQGPREAALRLVLQQLQRERDGGPGCPPSPPSSPSSSEEDAQSDRVGSATPRHPPDPERTREELLRALARVEELRGRARALSLSLEQSSAASRAQQAQCVTVTADFFQAHSALALAYRGARRKQAAQLRRLEAQAGALRRQHARRAQALARRLQTLEQGTAGSETCI from the exons ATGGGCAGacacccctgctccctgcagcccccgctgcccccgccgggcgaggaggaagatgaggacgAGGAGAAGGACGAGGACGAGGATGACGACGAGGACATGGCGGGGGACGCCGAGGGCATCCTGCGCTACGAGGAGCGCATCGCCGGGCTGCTGGTGACGGTGGCCCGGCTGCACCGGAGAGCCGAGCAGCTGCAGCGCCGCACCGGCAG ggaggatgaggagggctgggagggcaccGCCAGCCTCCCCGTTGccggcccgcagccccggcgcctCACGGGGACGCACGACATCGGTGTGGAAG cccctggccccgACCTCTTTGCCGACCTGCAGCACGCCGTCAGCTCGCTGGAACGCGCCGTCTTCTCCCGCCACCGGCGGCCACCGGCACAGCCTGCGCCCGGCGAGGAATGGGCGCGGGCGGCCAAG agcctggaggagctggaccGGGCGGCGGGCTGTGCCGGGAGGGCGACGCACCGGGGTCCGGAGGAGGGAGCGGGCGAGGGGCTgccggcggaggaggcggcggtggcggcggcggcggcggcgaggaaCGCGGCGTTGCGGGCGGCCTTGGGCCGCCGGGACGAGGAGCTGAGCCGGGCCACTGCCGCGCTgcgggcgctgcggggggagCGCGACCGGCTGCAGCAGAAG GTGTGGGACCTGCGGGATGCTCTGTCCAggctggaggagccggggggCTCCGGCAGTGACACCCCCGCGTTCGGcagccccgtggggctgggggagccctggCTACCCCAG GATTTGTCCCAGTATGGCGATGgcgctcagccccacagccccctctccccccaaccCTCGGAGGGGGCTGGCCCGGAGCGGGAGGAGcaggtgcagcagctgcaggg GtgcctggagaggctgcaggaggTGAACCGGCGGCTGGCGGCCGCGCTGCAGGAGTGCAAGAGCGACGCGGAGCGGCTCAGCATGGCGCTGGGCCAGCACGAGTCCCGCAGCACCGCCCTGCGCCTGGCCCTGCGCTGCAG cgAGCGCTGCGGGGGGGCCTACgccgccctcctcgacctggtgCGGGagaaggtgggaagggaggaggatggTGCCCGTGGCG gagctgcaggggagCCGAGCCCGGGACATGGATGGGGGTCCAGCCCCACGCCGACAGAGGGGCCGCGGCTCCCGGGCCGAGCGGAGCCGGACGGCCAGGAGGAGAGTGGGGATAGCGGCTCTCCCAGACTGCAGAG caTCCCGGTGCCCCGCGGGATGGAGGAGGGGGCCCTGCGGGAGCACATTCGCCGGCTGCGCGCGGAGCAGGCGGCCGTGGAGGCGTCCCTGCACGACGCCCCGGCACCCGCCCGCGGTGCCACCCGCCGCAGCGAGGACGCCCGAACCCGGGCTGAGCGGGCGCTGCGGGACGCCAGGGCTCTCCTGCCCGGCTGGAGGCGGCCGGAGAAAGCGGAGCTGCTGCGGGACTTGGCGATGCTCAag GAGGCCATGGCCGACCTGAAGACgcggctgcagctggtggagagGGAGAAGCGGGGCCTGGAGGTGCTGGCGGCCGCGCAGGGGCCGCGGGAGGCCGCGCTGCGCctggtgctccagcagctgcagcgggagcgggacggggggcccggctgcccccccagcccccccagcagccccagcagcagcgaggag GACGCCCAAAGCGACCGGGTGGGATCGGCGACTCCGCGGCACCCTCCGGACCCGGAGAGGACGAGGGAAGAGCTGCTCCGCGCCCTGGCCCG ggtggagGAGCTTCGCGGCCGAGCGCgggccctgtccctgtccctggagCAGAGCAGTGCCGCCAGCCGCGCGCAGCAGGCGCAGTGCGTCACCGTCACCGCAGACTTCTTCCAGGCTCACAG CGCGCTGGCCCTGGCGTACCGCGGTGCCCGGCGGAAGCAGGCGGCCCAGCTGCGGCGGCTGGAGGCGCAGGCGGGTGCCCTGCGCAGGCAGCACGCCCGGCGGGCGCAGGCGCTGGCCCGCAGGCTGCAGACCCTGGAGCAGGGGACGGCCGGCAGCGAGACCTGCATCTAG
- the USHBP1 gene encoding harmonin-binding protein USHBP1 isoform X1, which produces MGRHPCSLQPPLPPPGEEEDEDEEKDEDEDDDEDMAGDAEGILRYEERIAGLLVTVARLHRRAEQLQRRTGREDEEGWEGTASLPVAGPQPRRLTGTHDIGVEAPGPDLFADLQHAVSSLERAVFSRHRRPPAQPAPGEEWARAAKSLEELDRAAGCAGRATHRGPEEGAGEGLPAEEAAVAAAAAARNAALRAALGRRDEELSRATAALRALRGERDRLQQKVWDLRDALSRLEEPGGSGSDTPAFGSPVGLGEPWLPQVSVGPGWAAGWGVAGGGSCPGAGGLCLSPLQDLSQYGDGAQPHSPLSPQPSEGAGPEREEQVQQLQGCLERLQEVNRRLAAALQECKSDAERLSMALGQHESRSTALRLALRCSERCGGAYAALLDLVREKVGREEDGARGGAAGEPSPGHGWGSSPTPTEGPRLPGRAEPDGQEESGDSGSPRLQSIPVPRGMEEGALREHIRRLRAEQAAVEASLHDAPAPARGATRRSEDARTRAERALRDARALLPGWRRPEKAELLRDLAMLKEAMADLKTRLQLVEREKRGLEVLAAAQGPREAALRLVLQQLQRERDGGPGCPPSPPSSPSSSEEDAQSDRVGSATPRHPPDPERTREELLRALARAVPPAARSRRSASPSPQTSSRLTARWPWRTAVPGGSRRPSCGGWRRRRVPCAGSTPGGRRRWPAGCRPWSRGRPAARPASRDPPSPPRPPMTLNTLHHPHHPQDPHHPQHPP; this is translated from the exons ATGGGCAGacacccctgctccctgcagcccccgctgcccccgccgggcgaggaggaagatgaggacgAGGAGAAGGACGAGGACGAGGATGACGACGAGGACATGGCGGGGGACGCCGAGGGCATCCTGCGCTACGAGGAGCGCATCGCCGGGCTGCTGGTGACGGTGGCCCGGCTGCACCGGAGAGCCGAGCAGCTGCAGCGCCGCACCGGCAG ggaggatgaggagggctgggagggcaccGCCAGCCTCCCCGTTGccggcccgcagccccggcgcctCACGGGGACGCACGACATCGGTGTGGAAG cccctggccccgACCTCTTTGCCGACCTGCAGCACGCCGTCAGCTCGCTGGAACGCGCCGTCTTCTCCCGCCACCGGCGGCCACCGGCACAGCCTGCGCCCGGCGAGGAATGGGCGCGGGCGGCCAAG agcctggaggagctggaccGGGCGGCGGGCTGTGCCGGGAGGGCGACGCACCGGGGTCCGGAGGAGGGAGCGGGCGAGGGGCTgccggcggaggaggcggcggtggcggcggcggcggcggcgaggaaCGCGGCGTTGCGGGCGGCCTTGGGCCGCCGGGACGAGGAGCTGAGCCGGGCCACTGCCGCGCTgcgggcgctgcggggggagCGCGACCGGCTGCAGCAGAAG GTGTGGGACCTGCGGGATGCTCTGTCCAggctggaggagccggggggCTCCGGCAGTGACACCCCCGCGTTCGGcagccccgtggggctgggggagccctggCTACCCCAGGTGAGTGTGGGgccagggtgggctgcagggtggggggtCGCGGGGGGTGGATcctgccccggtgccggggggctCTGCCTGTCCCCTCTGCAGGATTTGTCCCAGTATGGCGATGgcgctcagccccacagccccctctccccccaaccCTCGGAGGGGGCTGGCCCGGAGCGGGAGGAGcaggtgcagcagctgcaggg GtgcctggagaggctgcaggaggTGAACCGGCGGCTGGCGGCCGCGCTGCAGGAGTGCAAGAGCGACGCGGAGCGGCTCAGCATGGCGCTGGGCCAGCACGAGTCCCGCAGCACCGCCCTGCGCCTGGCCCTGCGCTGCAG cgAGCGCTGCGGGGGGGCCTACgccgccctcctcgacctggtgCGGGagaaggtgggaagggaggaggatggTGCCCGTGGCG gagctgcaggggagCCGAGCCCGGGACATGGATGGGGGTCCAGCCCCACGCCGACAGAGGGGCCGCGGCTCCCGGGCCGAGCGGAGCCGGACGGCCAGGAGGAGAGTGGGGATAGCGGCTCTCCCAGACTGCAGAG caTCCCGGTGCCCCGCGGGATGGAGGAGGGGGCCCTGCGGGAGCACATTCGCCGGCTGCGCGCGGAGCAGGCGGCCGTGGAGGCGTCCCTGCACGACGCCCCGGCACCCGCCCGCGGTGCCACCCGCCGCAGCGAGGACGCCCGAACCCGGGCTGAGCGGGCGCTGCGGGACGCCAGGGCTCTCCTGCCCGGCTGGAGGCGGCCGGAGAAAGCGGAGCTGCTGCGGGACTTGGCGATGCTCAag GAGGCCATGGCCGACCTGAAGACgcggctgcagctggtggagagGGAGAAGCGGGGCCTGGAGGTGCTGGCGGCCGCGCAGGGGCCGCGGGAGGCCGCGCTGCGCctggtgctccagcagctgcagcgggagcgggacggggggcccggctgcccccccagcccccccagcagccccagcagcagcgaggag GACGCCCAAAGCGACCGGGTGGGATCGGCGACTCCGCGGCACCCTCCGGACCCGGAGAGGACGAGGGAAGAGCTGCTCCGCGCCCTGGCCCG AGCAGTGCCGCCAGCCGCGCGCAGCAGGCGCAGTGCGTCACCGTCACCGCAGACTTCTTCCAGGCTCACAG CGCGCTGGCCCTGGCGTACCGCGGTGCCCGGCGGAAGCAGGCGGCCCAGCTGCGGCGGCTGGAGGCGCAGGCGGGTGCCCTGCGCAGGCAGCACGCCCGGCGGGCGCAGGCGCTGGCCCGCAGGCTGCAGACCCTGGAGCAGGGGACGGCCGGCAGCGAGACCTGCATCTAGggaccccccatcacccccaagACCCCCCATGACCCTCAACACCCTCCATCACCCTCATCACCCTCAAGACCCCCATCACCCGCAACACCCCCCATGA